The following coding sequences lie in one Pseudarthrobacter phenanthrenivorans Sphe3 genomic window:
- a CDS encoding heparan-alpha-glucosaminide N-acetyltransferase domain-containing protein produces the protein MTSRTPARTSRKAAGQPSGGRLHGIDAARGLALLGMMATHLLPTFESDAGLTPTWIGLTFSGRAAALFAVLAGVGLALSTGKHRPVQSPDLGAARRGIALRALVIAAVGLTLGGLEVNLAIILVHYAVLFLCVLPFLGMGLKRLCAWAGGWILGSPVLAYLIRPWLLAAEPPLKLGHNPSWEDLGTPSRLLADLFFTGYYPVFQWLSYLLVGLVVGRLVLGRAMLPLFLLVAGSVVAVLAKTLGVTAMESWGGRQALEEVLNSPGYPLDSVLQVNLTGIPQEGSWWWLASAAPHSGTTLDLLHTSGVAVAVIGACLLLGRLAEWVDLDLLLPLRGAGAMTLTLYTIHVWVVSGFYLKPLPSGWTEDGMYFVQAAAAVVVGIVFVLLAWRGPLEWLGHAANQLGRGHVRVVRQ, from the coding sequence ATGACGTCCCGAACCCCGGCCAGAACGTCCCGCAAGGCTGCCGGGCAGCCATCAGGGGGCCGGCTCCACGGCATCGACGCCGCCCGCGGCTTGGCTTTGCTGGGCATGATGGCCACACATCTGCTTCCCACTTTCGAATCAGACGCGGGCCTGACTCCCACATGGATCGGGCTCACCTTTTCGGGCCGTGCAGCCGCCCTGTTCGCCGTCCTGGCTGGAGTGGGCCTGGCACTCTCCACGGGAAAGCACAGGCCGGTGCAGAGCCCGGACCTGGGCGCTGCCCGCCGCGGCATCGCTTTGCGGGCCCTGGTGATCGCCGCCGTCGGACTGACGCTGGGCGGGCTGGAGGTGAACCTGGCCATCATCCTGGTCCATTACGCCGTCCTGTTCCTGTGCGTCCTGCCCTTCCTGGGGATGGGCCTCAAGCGCCTTTGCGCGTGGGCAGGCGGCTGGATCCTGGGGTCCCCCGTGCTCGCCTACCTGATTCGCCCCTGGCTCCTGGCCGCCGAGCCTCCGCTGAAGCTGGGCCACAACCCGTCGTGGGAGGACCTTGGTACACCATCCAGGCTCCTGGCGGACCTGTTCTTCACGGGCTACTACCCCGTGTTCCAGTGGCTCTCCTACCTGCTGGTGGGACTCGTCGTCGGCAGGCTGGTCCTGGGCAGGGCGATGCTGCCGCTGTTCCTGCTGGTGGCCGGCTCCGTGGTTGCGGTCCTGGCCAAGACCCTGGGCGTTACCGCGATGGAAAGCTGGGGCGGCCGGCAGGCCCTGGAGGAAGTGCTCAACTCACCGGGTTACCCGCTGGACAGCGTCCTGCAGGTCAACCTGACGGGCATTCCGCAGGAGGGCTCGTGGTGGTGGCTGGCGTCAGCCGCACCGCATTCCGGCACCACCCTGGACCTGCTGCATACGTCCGGGGTGGCAGTGGCGGTCATTGGTGCCTGCCTCCTGCTGGGCAGGCTGGCCGAATGGGTTGACCTGGACCTCCTGCTGCCGCTGCGCGGTGCCGGGGCCATGACGCTGACGCTGTACACCATCCATGTCTGGGTGGTCTCAGGGTTCTACCTCAAACCCCTGCCAAGCGGTTGGACCGAAGACGGGATGTACTTCGTGCAGGCGGCCGCCGCCGTCGTCGTCGGCATCGTGTTCGTGCTGCTGGCGTGGCGCGGCCCGCTGGAATGGCTCGGCCACGCCGCGAACCAGCTGGGGCGCGGCCATGTCAGGGTTGTCCGGCAGTAG
- the dapA gene encoding 4-hydroxy-tetrahydrodipicolinate synthase: MADTSAHLPALGTLLTAMVTPFTKDGAVDYEQAAALASKLVDDGCDGLVVTGTTGETSTLTDEENLGMFRAVKDAVGGRAAIIAGTGTNDTAHSVHLSQQAAALGVDGLLLVTPYYNKPSQAGVRAHFETIANAVDVPVMLYDIPGRSSIPIEPDTMIRLAQHPNIVAVKDAKADFVAATRVMAETDLLFYSGDDGLTLPWMALGAVGLVGVTTHVATRRFRELIDAVNANDLGTARKINFELQPVVRATMTRVQGAVAAKQILKWQGVLPNSIVRLPLVEPDEAEIETIRGDLAEAGLVFS; encoded by the coding sequence ATGGCTGACACATCCGCGCATCTTCCTGCCCTCGGTACTCTCCTGACCGCCATGGTCACGCCGTTCACCAAGGACGGCGCAGTGGATTATGAGCAGGCTGCGGCATTGGCCAGCAAGCTGGTCGACGACGGCTGCGACGGGTTGGTGGTTACCGGCACCACGGGTGAAACGTCAACGCTGACGGACGAGGAAAACCTCGGCATGTTCCGCGCCGTCAAGGACGCAGTGGGCGGCCGGGCAGCCATCATCGCGGGCACGGGCACCAATGACACGGCACACTCCGTCCACCTCTCGCAGCAGGCGGCAGCCCTCGGCGTCGACGGCCTCCTCCTGGTCACGCCTTACTACAACAAGCCCAGCCAGGCGGGCGTCCGCGCGCACTTCGAAACCATCGCCAACGCCGTCGATGTCCCCGTCATGCTGTACGACATCCCCGGCCGCTCGTCCATCCCCATCGAGCCCGACACCATGATCCGCCTGGCCCAGCACCCCAACATCGTGGCCGTCAAGGACGCCAAGGCAGACTTCGTGGCCGCCACGCGGGTTATGGCCGAGACGGACCTTCTCTTCTACTCAGGCGATGACGGACTCACCCTTCCCTGGATGGCCCTTGGCGCCGTCGGGCTGGTTGGCGTCACAACGCACGTTGCCACCCGCCGCTTCCGTGAGCTCATCGACGCCGTTAACGCCAACGACCTCGGCACCGCCCGGAAGATCAATTTTGAACTTCAGCCCGTGGTCCGTGCGACCATGACGCGCGTCCAGGGGGCCGTTGCGGCCAAACAGATTCTTAAATGGCAGGGAGTCCTGCCCAACTCGATTGTCCGTTTGCCCCTCGTGGAGCCGGACGAAGCCGAGATCGAAACCATCCGCGGGGATTTGGCGGAAGCGGGGCTGGTCTTTTCCTGA
- a CDS encoding ribonuclease J, with protein MTQTALTGLVTPPRLPQGTLRIVPLGGLGEIGRNMAVFEIDGKLLIVDCGVLFPEETQPGVDLILPDFSYIEDRLDDIVAVVLTHGHEDHIGAVPYLLRRRNDIPLVGSQLTLALIEAKLQEHRIRPYTLTVEEGQVEKFGPFECEFVAVNHSIPDALAVFIRTAGGTVLHTGDFKMDQLPLDGRITDLRHFAKLGEEGVDLFMSDSTNADIPGFTTAEKEIGPTLERLFGQASKRIIVASFSSHVHRVQQVLDAAAKHNRKVAFVGRSMVRNMAIAEKLGYLDVPPGLIVDIKNIDNLPDNRVVLMSTGSQGEPMAALSRMANGDHRVVVGEGDTVILASSLIPGNENAVFRIINGLLKLGADVIHKGNAKVHVSGHAAAGELLYCYNILEPLNAMPVHGETRHLIANGKIAIESGVPEASVILADNGTVIDLKDHRADVVGQVEVGFIYVDGSSVGEITDADLKDRRILGDEGFISIITVIHRATGKVVSGPEIHARGVAEDDSVFDDIIPKINAALEEAVLNHADHTSHQLQQVVRRVVGTWVNRKLRRKPMIIPVVLEA; from the coding sequence ATGACCCAAACCGCCCTTACCGGCCTTGTCACCCCTCCCCGCCTGCCGCAGGGCACGCTCCGGATTGTTCCGCTCGGCGGACTGGGGGAGATCGGCCGGAACATGGCCGTGTTCGAAATAGACGGCAAGCTGCTGATCGTTGACTGCGGCGTCCTCTTCCCCGAGGAGACCCAGCCCGGCGTCGACCTGATCCTGCCCGATTTCTCCTATATCGAGGACCGGCTGGATGACATCGTGGCCGTGGTCCTCACCCACGGGCACGAAGACCACATTGGCGCTGTTCCGTACCTGCTGCGCCGCCGCAACGACATCCCGCTGGTGGGCTCGCAGCTCACCCTCGCCCTGATCGAGGCGAAACTGCAGGAGCACCGCATCCGGCCGTACACGCTCACCGTCGAGGAAGGGCAGGTGGAGAAGTTCGGACCGTTCGAATGCGAATTCGTGGCCGTCAACCACTCCATCCCCGACGCCCTGGCCGTCTTCATCCGGACTGCCGGCGGCACCGTGCTGCACACCGGCGACTTCAAGATGGACCAGCTCCCGCTGGACGGGCGCATCACGGACCTCCGCCACTTCGCCAAGCTGGGCGAGGAAGGCGTGGACCTCTTCATGTCCGACTCCACCAATGCGGACATTCCCGGGTTCACCACGGCGGAGAAGGAAATCGGCCCCACGCTGGAACGGCTCTTCGGCCAGGCCAGCAAGCGGATCATTGTCGCCTCGTTCTCGTCCCACGTGCACCGGGTCCAGCAAGTACTGGATGCAGCGGCCAAGCACAACCGCAAAGTGGCGTTCGTTGGCCGCTCCATGGTCCGGAACATGGCGATTGCGGAAAAGCTGGGGTACCTGGACGTCCCGCCGGGCCTGATCGTGGACATCAAGAACATCGACAACCTGCCGGACAACCGCGTGGTGCTGATGTCCACCGGTTCCCAGGGCGAGCCCATGGCCGCGCTGTCCCGGATGGCCAACGGCGACCACCGTGTGGTGGTGGGCGAAGGTGACACCGTCATCCTGGCCTCGAGCCTGATCCCCGGCAACGAGAATGCTGTCTTCCGCATCATCAACGGACTGCTCAAGCTCGGCGCCGACGTCATCCACAAGGGCAATGCAAAGGTCCACGTTTCCGGCCACGCCGCCGCCGGGGAGCTGCTGTACTGCTACAACATCCTTGAGCCGCTGAACGCCATGCCGGTGCACGGGGAAACGCGCCACTTGATCGCCAACGGCAAAATCGCCATCGAGTCCGGGGTGCCCGAAGCCAGCGTCATCCTCGCGGACAACGGCACGGTAATCGACCTCAAGGATCACCGGGCCGACGTGGTGGGCCAGGTTGAAGTCGGCTTCATCTACGTGGACGGCTCCAGCGTGGGCGAAATCACCGACGCCGACCTCAAGGACCGCCGCATCCTTGGCGACGAAGGCTTCATCTCGATCATCACGGTCATCCACCGCGCCACCGGCAAGGTGGTGTCCGGGCCCGAGATCCATGCCCGGGGGGTGGCAGAAGACGATTCCGTGTTCGATGACATCATTCCCAAGATCAATGCCGCACTGGAGGAGGCTGTCCTGAACCACGCGGACCACACCAGCCACCAGCTCCAGCAGGTGGTCCGCCGCGTGGTGGGCACCTGGGTCAACCGCAAGCTGCGGCGCAAGCCCATGATCATCCCCGTGGTGCTCGAAGCGTAA
- a CDS encoding FtsK/SpoIIIE family DNA translocase, translating into MATRTTSAPNGSSRGSAGSKTGSSSGRGSASTAAKTGRAGGSSSTARTRKLPAVEHHQPWLLRVVGGAWLGLGHMVGGGVRRIGHDVSDLPAEDRRDGAALFNLALGTFIATFAWWGLTGWFPDAVYAVVNGTFGWVALLLPLMLFVCAFRLFRQPSDGRGNNRVGIGFLIMTFAGCGLAHILGGQPTVAQGFDGLRQAGGMLGFLAASPLAAIHPAVPLVLYSLLAFVSLLIITATPFTAIPRRLRGAYEHLMGIDLLDEQDRNGHDRSYLERTASPAPAKAPRKKRRRLFGKDEEDADAGLDGYVGDEAFEHAVIDDDEPNAPRPAPGVRRPTQAEIAVEKIKAAQGLGAVPSPPSSPPGENATEAIPMITPGMAAAAGKAASAAPTVPSNPVAPAPPPVPIPQRTEQLSLAGDVTYTLPASDYLTPGSIPKERTEANDAVVAALTDTLQQFNVDATVTGFSRGPTVTRYEIELAPGTKVERVTALSKNISYAVASSDVRILSPIPGKSAIGIEIPNTDRETVSLGDVLRSQNARRTDHPMVMGVGKDVEGGYVVANLAKMPHLLVAGATGAGKSSFVNSMITSILMRATPDEVRMVMVDPKRVELTAYEGVPHLITPIITNPKKAAEALQWVVREMDARYDDLANYGFKHIDDFNKAVRAGKVQPPVDSKRVIRPYPYLLVIVDELADLMMVAPRDVEDSIVRITQLARAAGIHLVLATQRPSVDVVTGLIKANVPSRMAFATSSVTDSRVVLDQPGAEKLIGQGDALFLPMGASKAMRVQGAWVTESEIHKVVEHVKGQLQAVYREDVAPEAEKKQIDDDIGDDLEVLLQATELVVTTQFGSTSMLQRKLRVGFAKAGRLMDLLESRGVVGPSEGSKARDVLVKPDDLAPVLAAMKGQEPPAAPDAQTAALSDNANANIAQGGYAEDLVAADLDKRKQNVEYYDGSDSAPGGYDDDDGSEDAWSLTGR; encoded by the coding sequence ATGGCCACACGTACTACTTCCGCGCCCAACGGATCCAGCAGGGGCAGCGCCGGCAGCAAAACCGGCAGCTCCTCCGGCCGCGGTTCAGCCTCCACGGCCGCCAAAACCGGGCGTGCCGGCGGATCCTCCAGCACGGCCCGCACCCGCAAGCTTCCCGCCGTCGAACACCACCAGCCCTGGCTGCTGCGCGTCGTTGGCGGAGCCTGGCTGGGCTTGGGGCACATGGTGGGCGGAGGAGTCCGGCGCATCGGCCATGACGTCAGCGACCTTCCGGCCGAGGACCGCCGGGATGGGGCAGCCCTGTTCAACCTGGCACTGGGCACCTTCATCGCAACGTTCGCCTGGTGGGGCCTTACCGGCTGGTTCCCGGACGCCGTGTACGCCGTGGTCAACGGCACATTCGGCTGGGTCGCGCTGCTGCTTCCGCTGATGCTGTTCGTCTGCGCGTTCCGGCTCTTCCGCCAGCCGTCCGACGGGCGGGGCAACAACCGGGTAGGCATCGGCTTCCTGATCATGACCTTCGCCGGCTGCGGCCTGGCCCATATTTTGGGCGGACAGCCCACCGTGGCCCAGGGCTTCGACGGGCTCCGCCAGGCCGGCGGCATGCTTGGATTCCTCGCTGCATCACCCCTGGCAGCGATCCACCCCGCCGTGCCGCTGGTCCTTTACTCGCTGCTGGCCTTCGTCTCCCTGCTGATCATCACCGCGACGCCATTCACCGCCATTCCGCGGCGGCTCCGCGGCGCCTACGAGCACCTCATGGGCATCGACCTGCTGGATGAACAGGACCGGAACGGCCACGACCGCAGCTACCTGGAGCGCACTGCGTCCCCCGCGCCGGCCAAGGCGCCCAGGAAAAAGAGGCGCCGCCTCTTCGGCAAGGACGAGGAAGACGCCGACGCCGGCCTGGACGGCTACGTTGGCGACGAGGCGTTTGAGCACGCAGTCATTGACGACGACGAGCCCAACGCGCCCCGCCCCGCACCAGGGGTGCGCCGTCCCACCCAGGCGGAGATCGCCGTCGAGAAGATCAAGGCGGCCCAGGGCCTCGGTGCTGTCCCGTCGCCGCCTTCCTCCCCGCCCGGAGAGAACGCCACAGAAGCAATCCCCATGATCACCCCCGGCATGGCTGCCGCGGCCGGCAAGGCTGCTTCGGCAGCACCCACCGTCCCGTCCAACCCGGTGGCGCCGGCCCCGCCGCCGGTGCCCATCCCGCAGCGCACCGAGCAGCTGTCCCTCGCCGGGGACGTCACCTACACGCTCCCGGCCTCGGACTACCTGACCCCGGGATCCATCCCGAAGGAACGCACGGAAGCCAACGACGCCGTCGTCGCTGCCCTTACCGACACCCTCCAGCAGTTCAACGTGGACGCCACGGTTACCGGCTTCAGCCGTGGCCCCACCGTGACCCGGTACGAAATCGAACTCGCGCCCGGAACCAAGGTGGAGCGGGTCACGGCGCTCTCCAAGAACATCTCCTACGCCGTGGCGTCCAGCGACGTCCGCATCCTCAGCCCCATTCCGGGCAAGTCCGCCATCGGCATCGAAATCCCGAACACCGACCGTGAAACCGTCTCCCTGGGTGACGTGCTCCGCAGCCAGAACGCGCGCCGCACCGACCACCCCATGGTGATGGGCGTCGGCAAGGACGTCGAGGGCGGCTACGTGGTGGCCAACCTGGCCAAGATGCCCCACCTCCTGGTGGCTGGAGCCACCGGTGCCGGCAAGTCCTCCTTCGTGAACTCGATGATCACGTCCATCCTGATGCGTGCCACTCCTGACGAGGTGCGCATGGTGATGGTGGACCCCAAGCGCGTGGAACTGACCGCCTACGAGGGCGTCCCGCACCTCATCACGCCCATCATCACCAACCCCAAGAAGGCCGCCGAGGCACTCCAGTGGGTGGTCCGGGAGATGGACGCGCGGTATGACGACCTTGCCAACTACGGCTTCAAGCACATCGACGACTTCAACAAGGCCGTCCGCGCGGGCAAGGTCCAGCCGCCGGTGGATTCCAAGCGGGTCATCCGTCCCTACCCCTACCTGCTGGTGATCGTGGACGAGCTTGCCGACCTCATGATGGTGGCCCCGCGCGACGTCGAAGACTCCATTGTCCGCATCACCCAGCTTGCGCGTGCCGCCGGCATCCACCTGGTCCTTGCCACCCAGCGGCCTTCCGTGGACGTTGTCACTGGCCTCATCAAGGCCAACGTGCCCTCCCGCATGGCGTTTGCCACCTCCTCGGTGACCGACTCCCGCGTGGTCCTGGACCAGCCGGGCGCCGAGAAGCTCATCGGCCAGGGTGACGCGCTGTTCCTGCCCATGGGCGCGTCCAAGGCGATGCGCGTCCAGGGTGCCTGGGTGACCGAATCCGAAATCCACAAGGTGGTGGAGCACGTCAAGGGACAGCTCCAGGCCGTCTACCGCGAGGACGTCGCCCCCGAGGCGGAAAAGAAGCAGATCGACGACGATATTGGGGACGACCTCGAGGTGCTGCTGCAGGCCACGGAGCTCGTGGTCACCACGCAGTTCGGCTCCACCTCCATGCTCCAGCGCAAGCTCCGGGTGGGCTTCGCGAAGGCAGGCCGGCTCATGGACCTGCTGGAATCAAGGGGAGTGGTGGGCCCATCCGAGGGTTCGAAGGCCCGCGACGTGCTGGTCAAGCCCGACGACCTTGCCCCTGTCCTGGCCGCAATGAAGGGCCAGGAACCGCCGGCCGCGCCGGACGCCCAGACTGCAGCGCTGAGCGACAACGCCAACGCCAATATCGCCCAGGGCGGCTACGCGGAGGACCTGGTGGCTGCGGACCTGGACAAGCGGAAGCAGAACGTCGAATATTACGACGGCTCGGATTCCGCGCCCGGTGGCTATGACGATGACGACGGCTCCGAGGACGCCTGGTCCCTGACCGGCCGCTAG
- the pgsA gene encoding CDP-diacylglycerol--glycerol-3-phosphate 3-phosphatidyltransferase: MTSTDATAAGPGRAGVWNLPNILTMIRIALVPFFVWFLLADAPGLKSESGPWRWAAVVAFAVAIYTDKLDGDIARSRNLVTDFGKIADPIADKLLTGSALVMLSVLGELPWWVTLVILVREWGITALRFFVIRYGVIPASRGGKLKTVVQTAAIFLYLLPLASLAPWLGWVAFAVMMAAVLITVWTGVEYVVEAMRLRSQGKRQAGSNKGQEPA, translated from the coding sequence GTGACTAGCACCGATGCCACCGCGGCCGGCCCAGGCCGTGCCGGGGTTTGGAACCTTCCCAATATCCTGACGATGATCCGCATCGCTCTGGTCCCGTTCTTCGTGTGGTTCCTCCTTGCGGATGCGCCAGGGCTGAAGAGTGAGTCCGGCCCGTGGAGGTGGGCGGCGGTAGTGGCCTTCGCCGTCGCCATTTACACAGACAAGCTCGACGGCGACATCGCCCGGAGCCGGAACCTCGTGACTGATTTCGGCAAGATCGCCGACCCCATCGCCGACAAGCTGCTCACCGGTTCCGCCCTGGTCATGCTGTCCGTGCTGGGCGAGCTGCCCTGGTGGGTGACCCTGGTGATCCTGGTCCGCGAGTGGGGCATCACGGCCTTGCGGTTCTTCGTGATCCGCTACGGAGTAATTCCGGCTTCGCGCGGCGGCAAGCTCAAGACCGTAGTGCAGACAGCGGCGATCTTTCTCTACCTCCTGCCGCTGGCTTCCCTTGCCCCGTGGCTCGGCTGGGTGGCCTTCGCGGTGATGATGGCCGCAGTGCTGATCACCGTCTGGACCGGGGTGGAATACGTGGTGGAGGCAATGCGCCTGCGCTCACAGGGAAAGCGGCAGGCAGGCAGCAATAAAGGCCAGGAGCCGGCATGA
- a CDS encoding CinA family protein codes for MTNLQHLSLHHLSEQAVRKALDLRQTVATAESLTAGMVSAVLADTPGASGMLQGGVVAYQNAAKANLLKVSAQLLADVGSVDGDVAAAMAAGARAALGSDVGVATTGVAGPEAHDGKPVGTVYIGIATAAGTNSFEYLFSGSRAEIRGQACGAALERLLEALAS; via the coding sequence ATGACGAACCTCCAGCATCTGTCGCTCCACCACCTCTCCGAGCAAGCGGTGCGGAAAGCACTTGACCTCCGGCAGACCGTGGCAACGGCGGAATCACTGACCGCCGGGATGGTATCCGCCGTCCTCGCGGACACCCCCGGTGCCTCCGGCATGCTCCAGGGCGGCGTAGTGGCTTACCAGAACGCCGCCAAGGCGAACCTGCTGAAGGTGTCCGCGCAACTGCTGGCCGACGTCGGATCAGTTGACGGCGACGTGGCCGCAGCCATGGCCGCAGGAGCCCGCGCAGCCCTGGGCTCCGACGTCGGAGTGGCAACCACCGGCGTCGCAGGACCCGAAGCGCACGACGGTAAACCGGTGGGAACTGTGTACATCGGCATCGCCACGGCCGCGGGAACAAACAGCTTCGAATACCTGTTTTCAGGGAGCAGGGCAGAAATCCGCGGGCAGGCCTGCGGTGCTGCGCTGGAACGGCTCCTCGAAGCCCTGGCTTCCTGA
- a CDS encoding helix-turn-helix domain-containing protein — protein sequence MVKQPVSVNGVVRWKDVGLADQGKSEQKERKMVVLRHEIGDVLRDVRQRQGRTLREVSHSARVSLGYLSEVERGQKEASSELLSSICSALDVPLSSMLREVSDRVAVAEGVAVPDTVPQEFSQRYGRDLERDLNTELNDELSTGLLSGAR from the coding sequence ATGGTAAAGCAGCCCGTATCCGTAAACGGCGTTGTCCGCTGGAAGGATGTGGGCCTCGCCGATCAGGGTAAGAGCGAACAGAAGGAGCGCAAGATGGTTGTACTTCGTCACGAAATCGGTGATGTCCTGCGCGATGTCCGCCAGCGTCAGGGGCGTACGCTCCGGGAAGTTTCGCACAGCGCCCGTGTCTCCCTGGGTTACCTCAGTGAAGTGGAGCGCGGCCAGAAGGAAGCTTCGTCCGAGCTCCTCTCCTCGATTTGTTCGGCACTGGATGTCCCGTTGTCCAGCATGCTCCGCGAAGTGAGCGACCGCGTGGCAGTTGCTGAAGGTGTTGCCGTTCCGGACACCGTCCCCCAGGAATTCTCCCAGCGTTACGGCCGTGACCTTGAGCGCGACCTCAACACTGAACTCAACGACGAACTTTCCACGGGCCTGCTTTCCGGCGCCCGGTAG
- a CDS encoding MarR family winged helix-turn-helix transcriptional regulator: MSNPPDVPALQGRHDESTVDAALQNVEHQISLFWRRARAISNQLSRQVHPDMEPAAYGLLTVIRREGPIRLTDLAMTIGVGKPSVSRQIAFLESLGLVSKEADPLDGRAQSIRLTPKGEEKMHQVQDARRQVFRERLGEWPVEDLQELARYMAKLNSTYERDGFPKDGQAAPGEDE; encoded by the coding sequence ATGAGCAACCCGCCTGACGTCCCCGCCCTGCAAGGCCGCCACGACGAATCGACAGTGGACGCTGCCCTGCAGAATGTGGAGCACCAGATCAGCCTCTTCTGGCGCCGCGCACGGGCCATCTCCAACCAGCTCTCCCGCCAGGTCCATCCGGATATGGAGCCGGCCGCGTACGGTTTGTTGACGGTGATCCGCCGGGAGGGCCCCATCCGGCTCACGGACCTGGCCATGACCATCGGCGTGGGCAAGCCTTCTGTCAGCAGGCAAATTGCGTTCCTGGAAAGCTTGGGCCTCGTCTCCAAGGAAGCCGACCCGCTGGACGGCCGGGCCCAATCCATCCGGCTGACGCCCAAGGGCGAGGAGAAGATGCACCAGGTACAGGACGCCCGGCGCCAGGTTTTCCGTGAACGGCTGGGCGAGTGGCCGGTAGAGGACCTGCAGGAATTGGCCCGGTACATGGCCAAGTTGAACTCCACCTACGAGCGTGACGGGTTCCCGAAGGATGGCCAGGCGGCACCCGGTGAAGATGAATAG
- a CDS encoding DUF3046 domain-containing protein, whose protein sequence is MRISDYWRLMDDEFGAGYSRVLSSTLVLAGVGGRTADQALAAGVEPRRVWLAVCDVQDVPAERRLGRDIKPSGG, encoded by the coding sequence GTGCGAATCAGCGATTATTGGCGACTTATGGACGACGAATTCGGCGCCGGCTACTCGCGGGTCCTCAGCAGCACGCTGGTTCTGGCCGGGGTAGGCGGACGCACCGCGGACCAGGCGCTGGCTGCCGGCGTGGAGCCCCGCCGGGTGTGGCTGGCAGTCTGCGACGTCCAGGACGTTCCTGCTGAACGCCGGCTGGGGCGGGACATCAAACCCAGCGGAGGATAG
- the recA gene encoding recombinase RecA: MAAAPDRAKALEAALAQIDKQFGKGSVMRLGDEVRAPIEVIPTGSIALDVALGIGGLPRGRVVEIYGPESSGKTTVALHAVANAQRQGGIAAFIDAEHALDPEYAAKLGVDTDALLVSQPDTGEQALEIMDMLVGSGSLDVIVIDSVAALVPRAEIEGDMGDSHVGLQARLMSQALRKITGRLSQTKTTAIFINQLREKIGVFFGSPETTTGGKALKFYASIRIDVRRIQTLKEGADSVGNRTKAKIVKNKMAPPFKVAEFDIIYGQGISREGGIIDMGVEHGIIKKSGSWFTYDGDQLGQGMENSRRFLRDNPELAAELERLIKEKLGVGVKPAEAESKDSPKLKAVDGF, from the coding sequence ATGGCGGCAGCCCCGGATCGTGCAAAAGCGCTCGAAGCAGCCCTTGCCCAGATTGACAAGCAGTTCGGTAAAGGCTCGGTCATGCGGCTCGGCGATGAAGTCCGTGCCCCGATCGAGGTCATCCCCACCGGCTCCATCGCCCTGGACGTTGCCCTGGGCATCGGCGGCCTGCCCCGCGGCCGTGTCGTTGAGATCTATGGGCCGGAATCCTCCGGTAAGACCACCGTTGCGCTCCACGCCGTGGCCAACGCGCAGCGGCAGGGCGGCATCGCTGCGTTCATTGACGCTGAACACGCCCTGGATCCCGAGTACGCCGCGAAACTCGGCGTGGACACCGACGCGCTCCTGGTCTCACAGCCGGACACGGGCGAGCAGGCCCTGGAAATCATGGACATGCTGGTGGGTTCCGGCTCCCTGGATGTCATCGTGATCGACTCCGTCGCGGCGCTGGTGCCCCGCGCCGAAATCGAGGGCGATATGGGTGACAGCCACGTGGGCCTCCAGGCCCGCCTGATGAGCCAGGCCCTGCGAAAGATCACCGGCCGCCTGAGCCAGACCAAGACCACCGCGATCTTCATCAACCAGCTGCGCGAGAAGATCGGCGTCTTCTTCGGTTCCCCTGAGACCACCACGGGTGGTAAGGCCCTGAAGTTCTACGCTTCCATCCGCATCGACGTCCGTCGCATCCAGACCCTGAAGGAAGGAGCCGATTCCGTCGGCAACCGGACCAAGGCGAAGATTGTGAAGAACAAGATGGCCCCGCCCTTCAAGGTGGCAGAGTTCGACATCATTTACGGGCAGGGTATTTCCCGTGAAGGCGGCATTATCGACATGGGCGTGGAGCACGGCATCATCAAGAAGTCCGGCTCCTGGTTCACCTACGACGGTGACCAGCTGGGCCAGGGCATGGAGAACTCGCGGCGCTTCCTGCGCGACAATCCTGAGCTTGCTGCCGAGCTGGAGCGCCTGATCAAGGAAAAGCTCGGGGTCGGCGTGAAGCCTGCAGAAGCAGAATCCAAGGACTCCCCGAAACTGAAGGCCGTTGACGGGTTCTAG